In the genome of Mucilaginibacter sp. 14171R-50, the window TGCGTTATATTGTTGATGAGATGCCCGTATCAGCCACCTCGGCTAATACTACTGCCGGACAAGGGCAAACCTTCCAGGTGGAAGAGGATGGTACCGTGGCTTTGCCGGCTTTAGGCCATATTCAGGTTGCCGGCTTAACGCGCAGCCAGGCCACAAAGCTTATTGAAGACCTATACCGCAAAAGCCTTTTAAAAGACCCGATAATTGAGTTAAAAGTTATAAACTTAAAGGTAACGTTACTGGGCGAAATAAGGTCGCCGGGCAATTTTCCGATCGTAAAAGACAACACAACATTGGTTGAAATGATTGGCCAGGCTGGGGGTTTAACGCCTGCGGCCAACGAAAAAAATATCAAAATTATACGGGGCAAGGGGAAACTTCAGAACGTAACTGAAATTGACCTGAGTAATATCAATTCTTTATCCGACCCACGATCCATACTTCAAAACGGCGACATTGTATATATCGCGCAAAACAAGCGCGCTATCCGGTCAGACAATCTGCAAAGCTTTAACACCTGGGTACAGCCGGCGTTATTGCTACTGAACACAGCACTGCTTATATTTACGCTTGGCAGGCGATAAAAAAAATTATTTATTGATCTCTTTCCAGAGCAGGTCTTTAAGCTCGGTAATGTTTTTTTGGGCTACAGAAGATATGAATACATAGGGGATATCCGCCGGCACCTCTTTTTCCATTTCCTGCTGCAATTCATCGTCCAGCATATCGGCTTTGGTTATGGCCAGCACGCGGGGCTTATGCATCAGTTCGGGGTTATATTCATTCAGTTCTTTTAACAAGATGCTGTACTCCTCTTTTATAGTGCGGCCGGTATCAGCCGGTACCATAAACAATAATACAGAGTTACGTTCGATATGACGCAAAAAACGGATACCCAAACCCTTGCCCTGCGATGCCCCCTCAATAATACCCGGTATATCGGCCATCACAAACGATTTGTTGTTTCGGTAGGATACGATCCCCAGATTGGGTACC includes:
- a CDS encoding polysaccharide biosynthesis/export family protein, which codes for MRALYFICFAFIITLGCSCSYKQNQILFEKRASTIADTAQQMPATLSYKIQPQDILQIRNLQSLRYIVDEMPVSATSANTTAGQGQTFQVEEDGTVALPALGHIQVAGLTRSQATKLIEDLYRKSLLKDPIIELKVINLKVTLLGEIRSPGNFPIVKDNTTLVEMIGQAGGLTPAANEKNIKIIRGKGKLQNVTEIDLSNINSLSDPRSILQNGDIVYIAQNKRAIRSDNLQSFNTWVQPALLLLNTALLIFTLGRR